A window from bacterium encodes these proteins:
- a CDS encoding DUF2294 domain-containing protein — translation MNNSTAELAQKISALVADFLNQQLGEQAAAVETFLSGNLVTVRASDCFAPGERALARNETDWRLFHQFKSQQFEGVKWLLKERLEEITGCEVRDIVSAIGPDGMRFEVITLNKSIEIGREKCHE, via the coding sequence ATGAACAACTCCACGGCAGAACTGGCGCAGAAGATCAGCGCGCTGGTGGCTGATTTTCTCAACCAGCAACTGGGCGAGCAGGCGGCGGCGGTTGAAACTTTTCTGTCCGGCAATCTGGTAACCGTGCGTGCCAGCGACTGCTTTGCCCCCGGCGAACGGGCGCTCGCCCGCAACGAGACCGACTGGCGTCTCTTTCACCAATTCAAAAGCCAGCAGTTCGAAGGCGTGAAATGGCTGCTGAAGGAACGTTTGGAAGAAATCACAGGCTGCGAAGTGCGTGACATCGTATCCGCCATCGGGCCGGACGGCATGCGCTTCGAAGTCATCACCCTGAACAAAAGTATTGAAATTGGAAGGGAAAAATGCCATGAATAG
- a CDS encoding Na+/H+ antiporter subunit C, translating into METVLAVVIGGLYAAGLYLMLRRSIVKLILGLAILGHAANLLVFTVGRLTPSQPPIVLPGATTPAEPFADPLPQALILTAIVIGFGVQAFALVLLKRAYQTVGTDDLDEMKSTDT; encoded by the coding sequence ATGGAAACCGTGTTGGCCGTAGTAATTGGCGGTCTGTATGCTGCCGGCTTGTATTTGATGTTGCGCCGCAGCATCGTCAAGTTGATTCTCGGCCTCGCCATCCTGGGCCACGCCGCGAATCTGCTGGTGTTCACGGTGGGACGCCTCACGCCCAGCCAGCCGCCCATCGTGCTGCCCGGCGCGACGACTCCGGCTGAACCGTTCGCGGATCCGCTGCCGCAGGCATTGATCTTGACCGCCATCGTCATTGGCTTCGGCGTGCAGGCCTTCGCGTTGGTGCTGCTCAAGCGCGCCTATCAAACCGTGGGCACCGATGATTTGGATGAAATGAAGTCGACCGATACTTGA
- a CDS encoding Na+/H+ antiporter subunit B, protein MIMPSLILSIAVRSLLPLLLLFSVFLLIRGHNEPGGGFVGGLVAAAAFALYAIAEGVEKVRQTLRVDPRVLIGAGLLVALSSGLLSLLQGQPFMTGLWYKQAVPVLGKLGTPVLFDTGVYLVVVGIILTIILTLAEE, encoded by the coding sequence ATGATCATGCCCTCATTGATTCTTTCCATTGCCGTGCGTTCTCTGCTGCCGTTGCTGCTGTTGTTCTCCGTCTTCCTGCTCATTCGCGGTCATAACGAACCGGGCGGCGGTTTTGTGGGCGGTCTGGTGGCCGCGGCTGCTTTTGCACTCTACGCCATTGCCGAAGGCGTGGAAAAAGTGCGCCAGACACTGCGCGTCGATCCGCGCGTATTGATCGGCGCCGGCTTGCTCGTCGCTTTGAGCAGCGGCTTGCTTTCCCTGCTGCAGGGCCAGCCGTTCATGACCGGACTGTGGTACAAACAGGCCGTGCCGGTTTTGGGCAAGCTCGGCACACCGGTGTTGTTCGACACCGGCGTTTATTTGGTGGTGGTGGGCATCATTCTGACCATCATCCTCACTTTGGCGGAGGAGTGA
- a CDS encoding putative monovalent cation/H+ antiporter subunit A: MPPQINHSPSAESHAGQGSIWHHPAAGWFLAILPASVMIYLLGLTGRVAAGESLRLSLNWVPSLAVNFSFFVDGLSLLFALLITAIGALILIYASGYLAGHVLLGRFYFYLLLFMAAMLGVVLADNLITLFVFWELTSLSSYLLIGFDHQREEARKAALQALLVTGGGGLALLAGLLLLGNIGGSFELSELLQRGDLVRGHALYLPLLLLVLAGAFTKSAQVPFHFWLPNAMEAPAPVSAYLHSATMVKAGIYLLARLSPVLGGTEAWHYLVTLAGAATMLGGAMLAFPQTDLKKILAYTTVSTLGALTLLLGINTTLAAKAAMVFLIVHSLYKGALFMIAGAVDHEAGTRDLRELSGLRRFMPLTTLAATLAALSMAGLPPMLGFIGKELLYEAKLEAPRAAFWITSAGVLANVLMVAIAALVLLRPFFGRKTAMPQTPHEAPMTLWLGPVTLALLGLIIGLAPDTTAQYFIATAVSAVRAEATEVKLALWHGLNPVLALSVFTVACGLLAYFFRRFVQRAVHPLFLLARVGPQQWYEWFLQGLSGVAQWQTRLLQSGYLRSYLLMIILTTIGLTGYALVSRAALPLLPSLPVAQSYEWLIAAIMLASAVAIVRSSSRLAAVAALGVIGFSIALLFVLYGAPDLAMTQFAIETLSVIIFVLVLYKLPRFATFSRPSARLRDALVALAAGGLMTLLVLAVTAAPLRSRLTGFFAENSLPAANGRNIVNVILVDFRGLDTLGEITVLAVAAIGVYALLKLRLAEKKEK; this comes from the coding sequence ATGCCGCCACAAATCAATCATTCGCCTTCTGCGGAATCGCATGCCGGGCAGGGTTCGATCTGGCATCATCCGGCTGCCGGCTGGTTCCTTGCGATTCTGCCGGCGAGCGTGATGATATACTTGCTTGGCCTCACCGGGCGGGTGGCCGCCGGCGAAAGCTTGCGGCTCTCCCTGAACTGGGTGCCCAGCCTGGCCGTCAATTTTTCGTTTTTTGTTGATGGCCTGTCGCTGCTGTTTGCGCTGCTTATCACCGCTATCGGTGCGTTGATTCTGATCTATGCAAGCGGCTACCTCGCCGGGCATGTGCTGCTGGGACGTTTTTACTTCTACCTCTTGCTGTTCATGGCCGCCATGTTGGGCGTGGTTCTGGCCGACAATCTCATCACCCTGTTCGTGTTTTGGGAATTGACCAGCCTGAGTTCGTATCTGCTCATCGGATTCGATCATCAGCGGGAAGAGGCGCGCAAGGCTGCTTTGCAGGCGCTGCTGGTGACGGGGGGCGGCGGCTTGGCGCTGCTCGCCGGCCTGCTACTGCTGGGCAACATCGGCGGCAGTTTCGAACTTTCCGAATTGCTGCAGCGCGGCGACCTTGTGCGCGGCCATGCGCTTTATCTACCGCTGCTCTTGTTGGTTCTGGCGGGCGCTTTCACCAAGTCTGCGCAAGTGCCGTTTCATTTCTGGCTGCCCAATGCTATGGAAGCGCCGGCGCCGGTGAGCGCGTATTTGCATTCCGCCACGATGGTGAAAGCGGGCATCTACCTGCTCGCGCGCCTGAGTCCGGTTCTCGGCGGCACCGAGGCCTGGCACTATCTCGTCACACTCGCCGGCGCCGCGACGATGCTGGGCGGAGCCATGCTCGCCTTTCCGCAAACAGATTTGAAGAAGATCCTGGCATACACCACCGTGAGCACGCTCGGCGCGCTCACCCTGCTGCTCGGGATCAACACCACGCTGGCCGCCAAAGCTGCCATGGTTTTTCTGATTGTGCATTCCCTCTACAAAGGCGCGTTGTTCATGATTGCCGGCGCGGTCGATCACGAAGCCGGCACGCGCGACCTGCGCGAATTGAGCGGCTTGCGCCGCTTCATGCCGCTCACCACCCTGGCAGCGACACTGGCCGCGCTGTCGATGGCAGGACTGCCGCCCATGCTCGGCTTTATCGGCAAAGAATTGCTTTACGAAGCCAAACTCGAGGCCCCGCGTGCCGCGTTCTGGATCACCAGCGCCGGCGTGCTGGCCAACGTCTTAATGGTCGCGATTGCCGCATTGGTGCTGCTGCGACCCTTCTTTGGCCGCAAAACGGCAATGCCGCAGACGCCGCACGAAGCGCCCATGACTTTGTGGCTCGGCCCGGTGACGCTGGCCCTGCTCGGTCTGATCATCGGCCTGGCGCCGGACACCACCGCGCAGTATTTCATTGCGACTGCGGTCAGCGCGGTGCGCGCCGAGGCGACCGAGGTCAAGCTCGCGCTGTGGCATGGTCTTAATCCGGTGCTGGCGCTGAGCGTGTTCACCGTGGCATGCGGCCTCCTGGCTTATTTTTTCCGGCGTTTCGTTCAGCGAGCGGTGCACCCCCTCTTTTTGCTGGCCAGGGTAGGTCCGCAGCAATGGTACGAGTGGTTTTTGCAGGGACTCAGTGGCGTGGCGCAGTGGCAAACGCGCCTGCTGCAGAGCGGCTATTTGCGTTCGTACTTGCTCATGATCATCCTCACCACGATCGGGCTTACCGGCTATGCCTTGGTCAGCCGCGCCGCCCTGCCGCTTCTGCCCTCATTGCCCGTGGCGCAATCTTATGAATGGCTCATCGCGGCGATCATGCTGGCATCCGCGGTTGCCATCGTGCGCTCCAGCTCGCGGCTCGCGGCGGTGGCCGCGCTCGGCGTGATCGGTTTCAGCATCGCGTTGCTTTTTGTGCTCTACGGCGCGCCGGATTTGGCGATGACGCAATTCGCCATCGAAACCCTGTCGGTGATCATCTTCGTGCTCGTGCTTTACAAACTGCCGCGCTTTGCAACCTTTTCGCGGCCGAGCGCGCGCCTGCGCGATGCCCTGGTCGCGCTGGCCGCCGGCGGCTTGATGACGCTGCTGGTGTTGGCCGTCACTGCCGCGCCGCTGCGCTCGCGTTTGACCGGCTTCTTTGCCGAGAACAGCTTGCCTGCCGCCAATGGCCGCAACATCGTCAATGTGATTCTCGTGGATTTTCGCGGGCTGGATACGCTCGGTGAAATCACCGTGCTGGCGGTGGCGGCGATCGGCGTTTATGCCCTGCTGAAATTGCGCCTGGCCGAGAAGAAGGAGAAATGA
- a CDS encoding Na+/H+ antiporter subunit D, which yields MNALLVLPILIPLATAILALLFWNYRRVQRGLHLAGAAALLAVAVGLLVSVWHQGIHATQIGNWPAPFGITLVADLLSAIMVVLAGLMGFAVAVYSLFSIDARRESFGYYPLLQVLLMGVCGAFLTGDIFNLYVWFEVLLIASFVLVALGGERPQLEGAIKYVTLNLVSSALFLAAVGILYGVAGTLNMADLARQLSLVDRPGLVMALAMLFLVAFGIKAAVFPLFFWLPASYHTPPLAVSAIFAGLLTKVGVYALIRVFTLLFVQDTGFTHQLILLIAGLTMITGVLGAAAQQEIRRILSFHIVSQIGYMIMGLALFTPLALAGTVFYLMHHIIVKTNLFLVGGAVHHLRGSYELKKLGGLYRAAPGLAILFLIPALSLAGVPPLSGFWAKFALVKAGLQSEEYLIVITALAVSLLTVFSMMKIWAAAFWQEEEPVQAGQEAASTADDRSYRGLLIPVTALAVLTVVIGLLAEPVFALAERAAGQLLNPAEYIKTVLGAD from the coding sequence ATGAATGCACTGCTGGTTCTTCCCATCTTGATTCCGCTGGCCACCGCGATTCTCGCGCTGTTGTTTTGGAATTACCGGCGCGTGCAGCGCGGCTTGCATCTCGCCGGCGCGGCCGCGCTGTTGGCGGTTGCCGTGGGCCTGCTCGTTTCCGTGTGGCACCAGGGCATCCACGCCACGCAGATCGGCAACTGGCCCGCGCCCTTCGGCATCACGTTGGTTGCCGATTTGCTCAGCGCCATCATGGTCGTGCTTGCCGGCTTGATGGGCTTTGCCGTGGCCGTCTACTCGCTGTTCAGCATCGACGCGCGCCGGGAATCGTTTGGCTATTATCCTCTGCTGCAAGTTTTGCTGATGGGCGTGTGCGGCGCATTTCTCACGGGCGACATTTTCAATCTTTATGTTTGGTTCGAGGTGTTGTTGATTGCCTCGTTCGTGCTGGTGGCGCTGGGCGGCGAGCGGCCGCAGCTCGAAGGCGCCATCAAATACGTCACCCTCAATTTGGTATCCTCCGCCTTGTTTCTCGCGGCGGTGGGCATACTCTACGGCGTGGCCGGCACGTTGAACATGGCCGATCTCGCGCGCCAGTTGAGCCTCGTCGACCGGCCGGGCCTGGTGATGGCGCTGGCCATGTTGTTTTTGGTGGCCTTCGGCATCAAGGCCGCAGTGTTTCCGCTGTTCTTCTGGCTGCCGGCTTCCTATCACACGCCGCCCCTCGCGGTGTCGGCGATCTTCGCGGGCCTGCTCACCAAAGTCGGCGTGTACGCGTTGATTCGCGTGTTCACGTTGCTGTTTGTGCAGGATACCGGCTTCACCCATCAACTCATTCTGCTCATTGCCGGCCTGACCATGATCACCGGCGTGTTGGGCGCAGCCGCGCAACAGGAAATCCGCCGCATTCTCTCGTTTCACATCGTCAGCCAGATCGGCTACATGATCATGGGACTGGCGCTGTTCACCCCGCTGGCGCTGGCCGGAACGGTGTTCTATTTGATGCATCACATCATCGTCAAAACCAATTTGTTTCTGGTGGGCGGCGCCGTGCATCATCTGCGCGGCAGCTACGAGCTTAAGAAATTGGGCGGCCTCTACCGCGCTGCGCCCGGCCTGGCGATTCTGTTTTTGATTCCCGCGCTGTCGCTCGCCGGCGTGCCGCCGCTCTCCGGCTTCTGGGCGAAGTTCGCGCTGGTGAAAGCAGGTCTACAATCCGAAGAATACCTCATCGTCATCACCGCACTCGCCGTGAGCTTGCTGACGGTGTTTTCGATGATGAAGATTTGGGCCGCTGCCTTTTGGCAAGAGGAGGAGCCGGTGCAAGCCGGGCAGGAGGCCGCAAGCACGGCAGACGACCGCAGCTATCGCGGGCTGTTGATACCGGTGACGGCGCTCGCGGTGCTGACGGTGGTGATCGGGCTGCTGGCGGAGCCGGTGTTTGCGCTGGCCGAACGCGCGGCCGGGCAATTGCTCAATCCCGCGGAATACATTAAAACGGTTTTAGGAGCAGATTGA
- a CDS encoding DUF2294 domain-containing protein gives MTKTKGQLEADLSAAMTQFEREYLGRGPREARSFIIQDMVLVRLRGVLTPAEEKLASERDGAQLIKQVRMRLIESARSLLEQIVFEKTGAQVITLHTDISSKTGERVFVLCLNKNLEEELRKI, from the coding sequence ATCACCAAAACCAAAGGCCAGCTCGAGGCCGACCTCAGCGCGGCCATGACGCAATTCGAGCGCGAGTATCTCGGCCGCGGCCCGCGCGAGGCGCGCAGCTTCATCATTCAAGACATGGTGCTCGTCCGCCTGCGCGGCGTCTTGACGCCGGCGGAAGAAAAGCTGGCCAGCGAACGCGATGGTGCCCAGCTCATCAAGCAGGTGCGCATGCGCCTGATCGAAAGCGCCCGTTCGTTGCTGGAGCAAATCGTCTTCGAAAAGACGGGTGCACAAGTCATCACCTTGCACACGGACATCAGCTCCAAAACCGGCGAGCGCGTTTTCGTCTTGTGCCTCAACAAGAACTTGGAGGAAGAACTGCGCAAAATTTGA
- the htpX gene encoding zinc metalloprotease HtpX has translation MNRVKTFMLMAGLTALFVVIGKALGGQTGMFIAFGLALVMNFFSYWFSDKIVLKLYGAQEVREVDHPALYSIVRSLATRANLPMPKVYVIPGDQPNAFATGRNPEHSAVAVTEGIMRILDRDELAGVIGHELAHIKHRDILIGTIAATIAGAISMIANMAQWAMIFGAGRSDDEEGQNPIAALVSIIVAPIAAMLIQMAISRSREYLADEEGARIAGNPRYLSNALRKLHTAAQQIPMTATPATAHMFIVSPFSGGGALLSLFSTHPPMEKRIARLESLRLY, from the coding sequence ATGAATAGAGTGAAGACTTTTATGCTCATGGCCGGCCTGACGGCGTTGTTCGTCGTCATCGGCAAGGCGCTCGGCGGACAAACGGGCATGTTCATCGCGTTTGGCCTGGCGCTGGTCATGAACTTTTTCAGCTATTGGTTCAGCGACAAGATCGTTCTGAAGCTGTACGGTGCGCAGGAAGTGCGCGAGGTTGATCATCCGGCCCTGTACAGCATCGTGCGGTCGCTGGCGACGCGCGCCAACCTGCCCATGCCGAAGGTCTATGTCATCCCCGGCGATCAGCCCAACGCCTTTGCCACCGGCCGCAATCCCGAGCATTCCGCGGTGGCCGTCACCGAGGGCATCATGCGCATTCTCGACCGCGATGAGCTGGCGGGCGTGATCGGGCATGAGCTGGCGCACATCAAGCATCGTGACATTCTGATCGGCACGATCGCCGCGACCATCGCCGGCGCCATCAGCATGATCGCCAACATGGCGCAGTGGGCGATGATCTTCGGCGCCGGCCGCAGCGACGACGAGGAAGGGCAGAATCCCATTGCCGCGCTGGTTTCCATCATCGTTGCGCCGATTGCGGCGATGTTGATTCAAATGGCGATCAGCCGCAGCCGCGAGTATTTGGCGGACGAAGAAGGCGCACGCATCGCGGGCAATCCGCGTTACCTCTCGAATGCGTTGCGCAAACTGCACACGGCTGCGCAGCAAATTCCCATGACGGCGACACCGGCCACGGCGCACATGTTCATCGTGAGCCCCTTCAGCGGCGGCGGCGCGTTGCTCAGCCTGTTCAGCACCCACCCGCCGATGGAAAAGCGCATCGCGCGGCTGGAGAGTTTGCGGTTGTACTGA
- a CDS encoding TerC family protein encodes MPDQILLWIGFNLFVLLMLALDLGVFHRKAHVVKTKEALLWSAVWIAMALLFNLGVYFWQGQKVALEFLTGYLIEKSLSVDNIFVFIMIFAYFGVPALYQHKVLFWGILGALVMRAVFIASGVALIERFHWIIYVFGAFLILTGVKMAWQKDKEIHPEKNPLLRLFRRLMPVTNRYHGGAFFVKQAGGSFATPLFVVLLLVETTDLIFAVDSIPAILAITLDPFIVYTSNVFAILGLRSLYFALAGIMPLFHYLNYGLAAILAFVGAKMMLVDFYKIPIGISLGVVAAILLISVLASLLWPRPQAPVTLPPEVPQPKPETIDSTG; translated from the coding sequence ATGCCGGATCAGATTCTGTTGTGGATTGGTTTCAATTTGTTCGTGTTGTTGATGCTCGCCCTGGACTTGGGCGTATTCCACCGCAAAGCGCATGTCGTCAAGACGAAAGAGGCGCTGCTGTGGAGCGCGGTGTGGATTGCGATGGCGCTGCTGTTCAATCTCGGCGTCTACTTCTGGCAGGGCCAGAAAGTCGCGCTCGAATTCCTCACCGGCTATCTCATCGAGAAATCATTGAGCGTTGACAACATCTTCGTCTTCATCATGATTTTCGCCTATTTCGGCGTGCCGGCGCTTTATCAACACAAAGTGCTGTTTTGGGGTATTCTCGGCGCGCTGGTGATGCGCGCCGTCTTCATCGCCTCGGGCGTGGCCTTGATCGAGCGCTTTCACTGGATCATCTATGTCTTCGGCGCCTTTCTCATTTTGACCGGCGTGAAAATGGCGTGGCAGAAAGACAAGGAAATTCATCCGGAGAAAAATCCGCTGTTGCGCCTGTTCCGCAGGCTCATGCCGGTTACTAATCGTTATCACGGCGGCGCATTCTTCGTGAAACAAGCCGGAGGCTCTTTTGCCACGCCCCTGTTCGTCGTGCTCCTGTTGGTGGAAACCACGGATCTGATCTTTGCGGTCGATTCCATTCCCGCAATCCTCGCGATTACGCTGGATCCTTTCATCGTTTACACCTCCAACGTCTTTGCGATTCTGGGGCTGCGCTCGCTGTACTTTGCCCTGGCCGGCATCATGCCGCTGTTTCACTATTTGAACTACGGTCTTGCCGCCATTCTGGCCTTTGTGGGCGCCAAGATGATGCTGGTGGATTTCTACAAAATTCCGATTGGTATTTCTCTGGGAGTTGTGGCTGCCATTTTATTGATATCCGTGTTGGCTTCATTGCTCTGGCCGCGGCCGCAGGCGCCGGTCACGCTTCCGCCCGAAGTGCCGCAACCGAAACCTGAAACCATTGATTCGACCGGATGA
- a CDS encoding potassium transporter Trk, which yields MNGRSAQRLRALDHLAAALGILAFVMLTLRYGFPHWPIPRFVLFAWTALLPIGFFLEAMYRLLWVDDPWRYLARHPLRYLLLLMIVLELSNVAAWSSEQTLAGASAARIASELYLAVFLFGFAGSWAKGAILANRWLANRRVPVLALPAITFAVAIVAGSLLLSLPGLQQRPLSWLDNLFTAASALCVTGLTVYDVATSLNPLGQAMLALLIQIGGLGTLTILGMLALWHGGSLTLGERAAFSELVGGAQQHETKKLLGTVLRVTLLIEAFGALGFWLLWRDRLEHPLLQGVFHAISAFCNAGFVLFRDSFAGFREDPATLVMVMLLIIAGGAGFPVIANLAQAGSSRLVPWQENRPLLPASRVVLYWSGGLIALGALLFLIDGWLHGEPRNLLTAVFQSVTARTAGFQIESQLRFGLTGLLGTILLMIIGASPQSTGGGVKTAVLARLVQRLDPRDERQSSQWFITFKPFRLALLLIGLYALTGLGAAFLLLATEARPLADVMFESFSALGTVGLTRDLTPALSAAGKGIVIALMFTGRVLYPTLVIWMIRGRRDCADPVPWA from the coding sequence ATGAATGGCCGCTCCGCCCAACGCCTGCGCGCGCTCGACCATCTTGCCGCCGCGCTCGGCATCCTGGCTTTTGTGATGCTGACGCTGCGCTACGGCTTTCCGCATTGGCCCATTCCCCGCTTCGTGCTCTTTGCCTGGACTGCGCTGCTGCCCATCGGCTTCTTTCTCGAAGCCATGTATCGCCTGCTCTGGGTCGATGATCCCTGGCGCTATCTCGCGCGCCATCCGCTGCGCTATCTGCTGTTGTTGATGATCGTGCTCGAGCTTTCCAATGTGGCGGCGTGGAGTTCCGAGCAAACGCTGGCGGGCGCGAGCGCGGCGCGCATTGCGAGCGAGCTTTATCTCGCCGTTTTTCTCTTCGGCTTTGCCGGCAGTTGGGCGAAAGGCGCGATTCTCGCCAACCGCTGGCTGGCGAACCGGCGCGTTCCCGTGCTGGCCCTGCCGGCGATCACGTTTGCGGTTGCCATTGTGGCTGGCAGCCTGTTGCTTTCCTTGCCGGGCTTGCAGCAGCGGCCGCTGTCATGGCTCGATAATTTGTTCACGGCAGCCTCGGCGCTGTGCGTTACCGGCTTGACGGTTTATGACGTGGCCACTTCGCTCAACCCGCTTGGCCAGGCCATGCTCGCGCTGTTGATTCAAATCGGCGGCCTGGGCACGCTGACGATTCTCGGCATGCTGGCGCTGTGGCACGGCGGCAGCCTGACGTTGGGCGAGCGCGCCGCTTTCTCCGAGCTGGTCGGCGGCGCGCAACAACACGAAACCAAGAAACTGCTGGGCACGGTGCTCCGCGTCACGCTGCTGATCGAGGCCTTTGGCGCGCTGGGGTTTTGGCTGTTGTGGCGCGATCGGTTGGAGCATCCGCTGTTGCAGGGCGTGTTTCATGCCATTTCCGCCTTCTGCAACGCGGGCTTTGTCTTGTTCCGTGACAGCTTCGCCGGGTTTCGCGAGGACCCGGCCACGCTGGTCATGGTGATGCTGCTCATCATCGCGGGCGGTGCCGGTTTTCCGGTGATTGCCAATCTCGCGCAGGCCGGCAGCAGCCGTTTGGTGCCGTGGCAGGAGAATCGCCCGCTGCTGCCGGCGAGCCGCGTCGTGCTCTATTGGTCCGGCGGCTTGATTGCCCTGGGCGCGTTGCTGTTCTTGATCGACGGCTGGCTGCACGGTGAGCCCCGCAATCTGCTCACGGCGGTGTTTCAATCCGTCACCGCGCGCACGGCCGGATTTCAGATCGAATCGCAATTGCGCTTCGGCCTCACCGGCCTGCTCGGCACGATTCTGTTGATGATCATCGGTGCCTCGCCGCAATCCACCGGCGGCGGCGTGAAAACCGCGGTGCTCGCGCGCCTGGTTCAGCGCCTCGATCCGCGCGACGAACGGCAGTCCTCGCAATGGTTCATCACCTTCAAGCCGTTTCGCCTCGCGCTGTTGCTGATCGGCCTCTATGCCCTCACCGGGCTGGGCGCCGCCTTCTTGCTGCTCGCCACCGAGGCGCGGCCGCTGGCCGACGTTATGTTTGAATCGTTTTCCGCGCTCGGCACCGTTGGTCTCACGCGCGATCTGACCCCGGCACTGTCCGCGGCAGGCAAGGGCATTGTCATCGCCCTGATGTTCACCGGCCGCGTGTTGTATCCGACCCTGGTGATCTGGATGATTCGCGGCCGCCGCGATTGCGCCGACCCGGTGCCGTGGGCGTGA
- a CDS encoding zf-TFIIB domain-containing protein: MKCPACNIDLKMADRQGVEIDYCPQCRGVWLDRGELDKIIERSATAMPGRDRYDDDDDDDRRRRYDHDDDHAGRYPRKRKSFLGDIFDF, translated from the coding sequence ATGAAGTGTCCGGCTTGTAACATCGATTTGAAAATGGCCGATCGCCAGGGAGTGGAGATCGACTATTGTCCGCAATGCCGCGGCGTGTGGCTCGATCGCGGCGAGCTTGACAAAATCATCGAACGGTCGGCGACGGCCATGCCGGGCCGTGATCGTTACGATGACGATGATGATGATGATCGCCGCCGGCGCTACGATCATGACGATGATCACGCGGGGCGCTACCCGCGCAAGCGCAAGTCGTTTCTTGGTGATATTTTCGATTTCTAA
- a CDS encoding cation:proton antiporter, whose protein sequence is MAATLLILLGGIIGVGFIGNLFFERTRIPSVLLLIAIGIVLGPLTRIVPPELVRPFMPAFGAVALTIILFEGGLDLDIRHTLRQAGRAILLAFVSFTLALFLIYYAITLGMNAHGRLVWALAAALGCTSAPIVIPVLARAAPQSPMRPLLVVESALSDALAVMAVLALIGLEQTELSGSTIAGQLGKSMLIGAGAAVVGGLVWLWLLSHLSARPFFYLMTIGFVFLLMGMVEVFHGSGALAVLIFGMILANGEALVGIFNPRIREKIARSFGEGGVALHPRLTESHAEVSFLTRSFFFVYLGIIFQWPGADFRMWLTIALAAVAIIVGREIAVQLTGWVTRVSAVHRPLLNAMLPRGLATAVLAAMLVDRATQPGPAWETLATFVVVISNLWMTFRLLKIRPSQDPIVQEAA, encoded by the coding sequence ATGGCAGCAACCTTGCTGATTCTCCTGGGCGGCATCATCGGCGTGGGCTTCATCGGCAATTTGTTTTTCGAGCGTACCCGCATCCCCTCGGTGTTGCTGCTGATCGCCATCGGCATTGTGCTGGGGCCGTTGACGCGCATCGTGCCGCCGGAATTGGTGCGGCCGTTCATGCCCGCGTTCGGCGCGGTGGCGCTCACCATCATTCTCTTCGAAGGCGGACTTGATCTCGACATTCGACACACGCTGCGCCAGGCCGGTCGCGCGATTCTGCTGGCCTTCGTGTCATTTACCCTGGCACTGTTTCTGATTTACTATGCCATCACCCTGGGCATGAATGCGCACGGCCGGTTGGTGTGGGCGTTGGCGGCGGCGCTCGGCTGCACCAGCGCGCCCATCGTCATTCCCGTGCTCGCGCGCGCGGCGCCACAATCGCCGATGCGGCCTCTGCTGGTGGTGGAATCGGCATTGTCCGATGCGCTCGCAGTCATGGCGGTGCTGGCGTTGATCGGCCTCGAGCAAACCGAGCTTTCCGGTTCGACAATTGCCGGGCAGTTGGGGAAATCGATGCTCATCGGCGCGGGCGCCGCCGTGGTGGGCGGCCTGGTGTGGCTGTGGCTGTTGAGCCATCTCTCCGCGCGGCCGTTTTTCTATTTGATGACCATCGGCTTCGTGTTTCTGTTGATGGGCATGGTGGAAGTGTTTCACGGCAGCGGCGCTTTGGCGGTGTTGATCTTCGGTATGATTCTCGCGAACGGCGAGGCGCTGGTGGGCATTTTCAATCCGCGCATTCGCGAGAAAATCGCCCGCAGTTTCGGCGAAGGTGGCGTGGCGCTGCATCCCCGCCTGACGGAGTCACATGCCGAGGTTTCCTTTCTCACGCGCAGCTTCTTTTTTGTTTACCTCGGCATCATTTTTCAATGGCCGGGCGCCGATTTTCGCATGTGGCTCACCATTGCTTTGGCCGCCGTCGCCATCATCGTCGGCCGCGAGATTGCCGTGCAGCTCACCGGCTGGGTCACGCGCGTTTCGGCGGTGCATCGGCCGCTGCTCAACGCCATGCTGCCGCGCGGTCTGGCCACGGCGGTGTTGGCCGCCATGCTGGTTGACCGCGCTACGCAGCCGGGCCCGGCGTGGGAAACCCTGGCCACCTTCGTGGTGGTGATCAGCAACTTGTGGATGACCTTTCGCCTCTTGAAGATTCGCCCGTCGCAAGATCCCATCGTGCAGGAGGCGGCATGA